Proteins co-encoded in one Leptospiraceae bacterium genomic window:
- a CDS encoding response regulator — MLFYSGNKIEYENIQEDAKYSSTNENYNSFFPDSTNISKILVVDDDPINLFLVRTIIQELLPNSKLIEAMNGKEAIDIFQKENPDLIILDIQMPEMNGLEATIEIRKLEKEKRTPIIALTAGTMKGDKEKCLSIGMDDYACKPFVKYTIAKLLYKWLFNQ, encoded by the coding sequence ATTTTATTTTATTCTGGAAACAAAATAGAATACGAAAATATCCAAGAAGATGCAAAGTATTCGTCTACGAATGAGAATTATAATAGTTTCTTTCCAGACTCAACTAACATTTCCAAAATCCTAGTTGTTGATGATGATCCAATCAATTTATTTTTAGTAAGGACAATCATTCAAGAACTATTGCCAAATTCTAAATTGATTGAAGCAATGAATGGAAAAGAAGCCATTGATATATTTCAGAAAGAGAATCCTGACCTAATTATACTAGATATACAAATGCCAGAAATGAATGGACTCGAAGCAACAATAGAGATTAGGAAGCTTGAAAAGGAAAAGCGAACACCTATCATCGCATTAACCGCAGGAACGATGAAAGGGGATAAAGAGAAATGCCTCTCCATCGGTATGGATGATTATGCGTGCAAACCATTTGTAAAATACACAATTGCTAAACTATTATACAAATGGTTATTCAATCAATAA
- a CDS encoding NAD(P)-dependent oxidoreductase: MMNKKIAFIGVGIMGRGLVKNLKKTGATLQIFARNPSKIQELQDANTIIYSEIKDAVQNADFIILCLTEDHIVEKSFMEVMAEPTHATILDFGTSSPGLTAKMHNESLKRGFRFVDSPMTGSKMAADKGEILFMVGASQEDFQDCNFIWEACGKKVIHCGDVGNGQLMKITLNMMQAGLAQVYMEGLILGKKLGLDLGILHEIITNSAARSGISDFKVNCILNNDYSTNFSLKNMNKDLNHSLNIAMSHNVSLPLIHSLKSIYDSGMSQNLGEEDFISLFKVNQKMNGFE, encoded by the coding sequence ATTATGAATAAAAAAATTGCATTTATTGGTGTGGGGATTATGGGACGCGGGCTTGTAAAAAACTTAAAGAAGACAGGCGCGACCTTACAGATATTTGCGCGTAATCCTTCTAAGATTCAAGAGTTGCAAGATGCGAATACTATCATTTATTCGGAAATTAAGGATGCAGTGCAAAATGCTGATTTTATTATTCTCTGTCTGACTGAAGACCATATTGTAGAAAAATCATTTATGGAAGTAATGGCTGAACCAACACATGCCACTATTTTGGATTTTGGAACGAGTTCACCTGGGCTAACAGCGAAAATGCACAATGAATCTCTCAAGAGAGGTTTTCGTTTTGTAGACTCTCCTATGACTGGAAGTAAAATGGCTGCTGATAAGGGTGAAATTCTATTTATGGTTGGAGCAAGTCAAGAAGACTTTCAGGATTGCAATTTCATCTGGGAAGCCTGTGGTAAAAAAGTCATTCATTGTGGTGATGTTGGAAATGGGCAGCTAATGAAGATTACCCTTAATATGATGCAAGCTGGTCTTGCACAAGTTTATATGGAAGGTCTTATTCTTGGAAAAAAACTCGGACTTGATTTGGGAATTCTTCATGAAATAATAACAAATTCCGCAGCGCGCTCTGGTATCTCAGATTTTAAAGTAAATTGTATTTTAAACAATGACTATTCTACCAATTTTTCTCTCAAGAATATGAATAAGGATTTAAATCATTCTCTTAATATCGCAATGTCGCATAATGTGAGTTTGCCTTTAATTCATTCACTCAAGTCGATTTATGATTCTGGTATGTCGCAGAATCTAGGAGAAGAAGATTTTATTAGTCTATTTAAAGTAAATCAAAAGATGAATGGATTTGAATAG